One Kitasatospora sp. MAP12-44 DNA segment encodes these proteins:
- a CDS encoding phospholipid carrier-dependent glycosyltransferase gives MSGETATETAVVQTTADPATPGIPAQSGAASPADSTAPADGPARSPWLGRLAGLGYRAPEPDDFATRLVPPMPDGPGVTPDVVAPSLLLARLGVRLPAGLWSWLCRWAGWLGPLAVALFGGVLRFTNLGSPNAVIFDETYYAKDAYALWRGGYETNWPETANSTLLTPHKAIPYQSDPSFIVHPPVGKWIIGAGEQLFGMHPFGWRFMVAVLGTLSILMIARIGRRLFRSTLLGCVAGLLLSVDGLHFVMSRTSLLDLIVMFWILAGFGFLLIDRDHTRAKIARLLPDGPDAALARRIRLGWRPYRLAAGVCVGLACSTKWSGMYVAAFFGLLTVLWDVGARRLAGARTPHWAAIRRDGLPAFASIVLASAVVYISSWAGWLASSDVPGKGGYGRDWAAHRAGLSTEFVSLPVLGKVRMPFQVDMTWVPAALRSLWHYHGQMYDFNINLHSPHIYQSNPWSWLLLGRPVSFYYESPKLGISGCTANQCASEVLAIGTPILWWSGIVALLYCLYRWALRRDWRAGAVLCGLGAGYLPWFEYQQRTIFLFYAVAFVPFLVLAVTLMIGAMIGPAGASRERRLVGGAVAGVLVLAVMWNFLYFFPLYTGQVIPIDDWRARMWFTSWI, from the coding sequence GTGAGTGGCGAGACGGCAACAGAGACAGCGGTGGTGCAGACCACCGCGGACCCGGCGACGCCCGGTATCCCGGCGCAGAGCGGTGCGGCGTCCCCGGCGGACTCAACGGCCCCAGCGGACGGACCGGCGCGCTCGCCGTGGCTCGGCAGACTGGCCGGCCTCGGCTACCGTGCCCCGGAGCCGGACGACTTCGCCACCCGGCTGGTGCCGCCGATGCCGGACGGCCCCGGGGTGACCCCGGACGTCGTCGCCCCCTCGCTGCTGCTGGCCCGGCTGGGCGTGCGGCTGCCGGCCGGGCTGTGGAGCTGGCTCTGCCGCTGGGCCGGCTGGCTGGGCCCGCTGGCGGTGGCACTCTTCGGCGGCGTGCTGCGCTTCACCAACCTGGGCAGCCCCAACGCGGTCATCTTCGACGAGACGTACTACGCCAAGGACGCCTACGCGCTCTGGCGGGGCGGCTACGAGACCAACTGGCCCGAAACCGCCAACTCCACCCTGCTGACGCCGCACAAGGCGATCCCGTACCAGAGCGACCCGTCCTTCATCGTCCACCCGCCGGTCGGGAAGTGGATCATAGGTGCGGGTGAGCAGCTCTTCGGGATGCATCCGTTCGGCTGGCGGTTCATGGTCGCCGTGCTCGGGACGCTGTCGATCCTGATGATCGCCCGGATCGGCCGCCGGCTGTTCCGCTCGACCCTGCTGGGCTGCGTGGCCGGGCTGCTGCTCTCGGTGGACGGCCTGCACTTCGTGATGAGCCGCACCTCGCTGCTCGACCTGATCGTCATGTTTTGGATCCTGGCCGGTTTCGGCTTCCTGCTGATCGATCGCGACCACACCAGGGCGAAGATCGCCCGGCTGCTCCCGGACGGCCCGGACGCCGCCCTTGCCCGCCGGATCCGCCTGGGCTGGCGGCCGTACCGGCTGGCCGCCGGGGTCTGCGTGGGCCTGGCCTGCTCCACCAAGTGGAGCGGGATGTACGTGGCCGCCTTCTTCGGCCTGCTGACCGTCCTGTGGGACGTCGGCGCCCGGCGGCTGGCCGGCGCCCGCACCCCGCACTGGGCGGCCATCCGGCGCGACGGGCTGCCGGCCTTCGCCTCGATCGTGCTGGCCTCGGCGGTCGTCTACATCTCCTCCTGGGCCGGCTGGCTGGCCAGCAGCGACGTGCCGGGCAAGGGCGGCTACGGCCGCGACTGGGCCGCGCACCGAGCCGGGCTCTCCACCGAGTTCGTCTCGCTGCCGGTGCTCGGCAAGGTCAGGATGCCGTTCCAGGTGGACATGACCTGGGTACCGGCCGCACTGCGCTCGCTCTGGCACTACCACGGCCAGATGTACGACTTCAATATCAACCTGCACAGCCCGCACATCTACCAGTCCAACCCGTGGAGCTGGCTGCTGCTGGGCCGCCCGGTCTCCTTCTACTACGAGTCACCCAAGCTGGGCATCAGCGGCTGCACCGCCAACCAGTGCGCCTCCGAGGTGCTGGCGATCGGCACCCCGATCCTCTGGTGGTCGGGCATCGTCGCCCTGCTGTACTGCCTCTACCGCTGGGCGCTGCGCCGCGACTGGCGGGCGGGCGCGGTGCTCTGCGGGCTGGGCGCCGGCTACCTGCCGTGGTTCGAGTACCAGCAGCGGACCATCTTCCTCTTCTACGCGGTCGCCTTCGTGCCGTTCCTGGTGCTGGCCGTGACCCTGATGATCGGGGCCATGATCGGGCCCGCCGGGGCGAGCCGCGAGCGGCGCCTGGTGGGCGGCGCGGTGGCCGGCGTGCTGGTGCTCGCGGTGATGTGGAACTTCCTCTACTTCTTCCCGCTCTACACCGGCCAGGTGATCCCGATCGACGACTGGCGCGCCCGGATGTGGTTCACCAGCTGGATCTGA
- the rsmI gene encoding 16S rRNA (cytidine(1402)-2'-O)-methyltransferase, whose amino-acid sequence MTGVLVLAGTPIGDVSDAPPRLIAELASADVIAAEDTRRLRRLTQALGVVPTGRVLSYFEGNEVGRTPELVEALTGGARVLLVTDAGMPSVSDPGYRLVAAAVAADIKVTAVPGPSAVLTALALSGLPVDRFTFEGFLPRKTGDRARQLAEVAAEPRTMVFFEAPHRIAESLTAMAEAFGADRPAAVCRELTKTYEEVKRGPLGELAAWAADGVRGEITVVVAGAQPAAPTDLGPGELAHRVAVREEAGESRKEAIAAVAADLGLPKRDVFDAVVAAKTSR is encoded by the coding sequence GTGACAGGTGTACTGGTGTTGGCAGGAACCCCCATCGGCGACGTCTCGGACGCCCCGCCCCGACTGATCGCCGAGCTCGCCTCGGCGGACGTGATCGCCGCGGAGGACACCCGACGACTGCGCCGGCTCACCCAGGCCCTCGGGGTGGTCCCGACCGGCCGGGTGCTCTCCTACTTCGAGGGCAACGAGGTCGGCCGCACCCCCGAACTGGTCGAGGCGCTCACCGGCGGCGCCCGGGTGCTGCTGGTGACGGACGCCGGCATGCCCTCGGTCTCCGACCCCGGATACCGCCTGGTGGCCGCCGCCGTCGCCGCGGACATCAAGGTCACCGCGGTGCCCGGCCCGTCCGCGGTGCTCACCGCGCTGGCCCTGTCCGGGCTGCCGGTGGACCGCTTCACCTTCGAGGGCTTCCTGCCGCGCAAGACCGGCGACCGCGCCCGGCAGCTCGCCGAGGTGGCCGCCGAGCCGCGCACCATGGTCTTCTTCGAGGCCCCGCACCGGATCGCCGAGTCGCTCACCGCGATGGCCGAGGCCTTCGGCGCCGACCGCCCGGCGGCCGTCTGCCGCGAGCTGACCAAGACGTACGAGGAGGTCAAGCGCGGCCCGCTCGGCGAGCTCGCGGCGTGGGCCGCCGACGGCGTGCGGGGCGAGATCACCGTGGTGGTGGCCGGCGCGCAGCCGGCCGCGCCCACGGACCTGGGCCCGGGGGAGCTGGCCCACCGGGTCGCCGTCCGCGAGGAGGCGGGGGAGAGCCGCAAGGAGGCGATCGCGGCGGTCGCGGCCGATCTCGGACTGCCCAAGCGGGACGTCTTCGACGCGGTGGTGGCGGCCAAGACCAGCCGCTGA
- a CDS encoding TatD family hydrolase has translation MAPKDDDRSTPPPLPAPLAVAVADSHTHLDMQSGTPAESLAKAASVGVTTVVQVGCDLPGSRWAAELAAEFEQVHAAVALHPNEAPRIVLGDGDGWSGQRRSPGGSAALDEALAEIDRLAALPQVRAVGETGLDYFRTGPEGVEIQKESFRRHIEIAKRHGKALVIHDRDAHEDVIALLLAEGAPERTVFHCYSGDAEMAKVCAEHGWYLSFAGPVTFKANQPLRDALAVTPLDRVLIETDAPFLTPHPYRGRPNAPYLIPVTLRAMALSLALTEDELATAIAANTARAFGY, from the coding sequence ATGGCTCCCAAGGACGACGACCGCTCCACCCCGCCGCCGCTGCCCGCCCCGCTCGCGGTGGCGGTGGCCGACTCGCACACCCACCTGGACATGCAGTCCGGCACCCCGGCCGAGAGCCTGGCCAAGGCGGCCTCGGTGGGCGTGACCACGGTCGTCCAGGTCGGCTGCGACCTGCCCGGCTCGCGCTGGGCGGCGGAGCTGGCGGCCGAGTTCGAGCAGGTGCACGCCGCGGTCGCGCTGCACCCCAACGAGGCGCCGCGGATCGTGCTGGGCGACGGCGACGGCTGGTCCGGGCAGCGCCGCAGCCCCGGCGGCTCGGCGGCGCTGGACGAGGCGCTGGCCGAGATCGACCGGCTGGCCGCGCTGCCGCAGGTCCGGGCGGTCGGCGAGACCGGCCTGGACTACTTCCGCACCGGCCCGGAGGGCGTCGAGATCCAGAAGGAGTCCTTCCGCCGCCACATCGAGATCGCCAAGCGGCACGGCAAGGCCCTGGTGATCCACGACCGGGACGCGCACGAGGACGTCATCGCGCTGCTGCTGGCCGAGGGCGCCCCCGAGCGCACCGTCTTCCACTGCTACTCCGGCGACGCCGAGATGGCCAAGGTCTGCGCCGAGCACGGCTGGTACCTCTCCTTCGCCGGCCCGGTCACCTTCAAGGCCAACCAGCCGCTGCGCGACGCGCTGGCCGTCACCCCGCTGGACCGCGTGCTGATCGAGACCGACGCGCCCTTCCTCACCCCGCACCCCTACCGCGGCCGCCCCAACGCGCCCTACCTGATCCCGGTCACGCTGCGCGCGATGGCCCTCTCGCTGGCGCTGACCGAGGACGAACTCGCCACCGCCATCGCCGCCAACACCGCACGCGCCTTCGGCTACTGA
- the rsmA gene encoding 16S rRNA (adenine(1518)-N(6)/adenine(1519)-N(6))-dimethyltransferase RsmA yields the protein MLGASDIRELAAALGVRPTKQRGQNFVIDGNTVRRIVRAAEVTGEDAVVEVGPGLGSLTLALLEVAAHVTAVEIDPLLAQHLPTTIAARMPARAKDFDLVLSDAMDVTELPGPAPTALVANLPYNVAVPVLLHMLATFPSIERSLVMVQSEVADRLAAKPGNKVYGVPSVKANWYAEVKRSGAIGRNVFWPAPNVDSGLVSLIRREPPATTATRREVFAVVDAAFAQRRKTLRAALAGWAGSPAAAEQALAQAGIDHKLRGEMLTVEQFAAIAEHKPKGPVL from the coding sequence CTGCTCGGCGCCTCCGACATCCGCGAGCTGGCCGCCGCTCTCGGGGTCCGGCCGACCAAGCAGCGCGGGCAGAACTTCGTCATCGACGGGAACACGGTGCGGCGCATCGTGCGGGCCGCCGAGGTGACCGGCGAGGACGCCGTCGTGGAGGTCGGGCCGGGGCTCGGATCGCTCACGCTGGCGCTGCTGGAGGTGGCGGCGCACGTCACGGCGGTGGAGATCGACCCGCTGCTCGCCCAGCACCTGCCGACCACCATCGCCGCCCGGATGCCCGCCCGCGCCAAGGACTTCGACCTGGTGCTGAGCGACGCGATGGACGTCACCGAGCTGCCCGGCCCCGCGCCGACCGCGCTGGTGGCCAACCTGCCGTACAACGTCGCCGTCCCGGTGCTGCTGCACATGCTGGCCACCTTCCCCAGCATCGAGCGCAGCCTGGTGATGGTGCAGTCCGAGGTCGCCGACCGGCTCGCCGCCAAGCCCGGCAACAAGGTCTACGGCGTGCCGTCGGTCAAGGCCAACTGGTACGCGGAGGTCAAGCGCTCCGGCGCGATCGGCCGCAACGTCTTCTGGCCCGCGCCCAACGTCGACTCCGGCCTGGTCTCGCTGATCCGCCGCGAGCCGCCGGCCACCACCGCCACCCGCCGCGAGGTCTTCGCGGTCGTCGACGCCGCCTTCGCCCAGCGCCGCAAGACGCTGCGCGCCGCGCTGGCGGGCTGGGCCGGCTCGCCCGCCGCCGCCGAGCAGGCGCTGGCGCAGGCCGGCATCGACCACAAGCTGCGCGGCGAGATGCTGACGGTCGAGCAGTTCGCCGCCATCGCTGAGCACAAGCCGAAGGGCCCCGTGCTGTGA